The Schaalia dentiphila ATCC 17982 sequence CACCCAGCTGGCCGGCATCATCCGCGAGACCACGTCGGCTGAGGCCTTTACCTCGCGCCTGCTCGCCAACCTCGGCATCCCCGTCGTCGCCATGTCGATGATCGAGGCCAACCCGACCGGATCGGAATCCTCCCTCATTCGCATCGACGAGGGTGCCGGCGTGCGCGACGTTCTCTCTGACTGCGCACTCGTGGATCCGTCGACCGGTACGGGCAGCGGGCGGGCGGTGTTCTTGGCTGGCCCGAACACGAATCACGCGCGCCAGAACCCGATCGCGCGGATGTTTGGCACGAGGTTCACGATGTACTCGCTGCCCGACTGGGAACCCACCACGGCCTACCAGGCCGCGCTGCGCCTCCTCGACGAAGACCCGTCAATCTCGCTCATCGCCCTGGCCGACGACTCGCAGGCCCCCGGCGTCTTCCAGGCTGCCGCAGACCTGGATCTGTCCGTGCCCGGCGACCTGTCGATCCTCGGCTTCGGCAACCAGGACCACCGCAGCGCCTCCGCTCTCGGCCTCACGACGGTCGAGTGGCCCCTCAAGGACATGACCGAGGCCGCCGTCTCCTCGATCATCAACGTGATCGAGGGGCGCTCCCCCATGACCGACATTCACCCGCAGGCCTCCATCGACGAGGAGGCCCCGGACGGCACCCCGATCGCGACGATCCCGACGCGCCCGGTGTGGCGTTCATCGGTCGCCAGGCGCACACCGTGACAGCGCAGCGGGAGGGGCGGATACCCCATGGCATCCGCCCCTCCCGTCTATTGTTGCTTCGCGCCGAGCGCCTCCCGCACGATGCGGATGCCGCGCCCGGCGACGATGCCGTTACTCGCCGATGCCGCAGGCCCGGTAGATGTTGGTCAGCATGGCCAGACGCTGCTCGAGGGACGCATCCTTGGGGACGCAGACCTTCGCGCCGAGGTAGTTGACTCCGCCCTCGACGGCGGCCCGTGCACAGCGAGCGATCTCGGCCTCGTCCATGAGCGAGGTCGGCTCGTCGGCCTGCGCGGGCAGGTGGCCGTCGATCCAGGAGTAGCCGTACTGGGTTTCCTCCGGGCCTGCGCCCGAGAAGATGATGCCGTCCAGGACGCCGCGCTTGCCAGCCTCGAGCACGTGCTCGTAGGCGGTGTCCGCACTGCGGCCCTCCACGGCGGAGCGGCCCCAGTTGAGGTGGATGCCGATGCCCGCCTCGGAGACGATGTCGATCTCGGATTCGAGGGAGAGGAAGCCCTTTTCGGGGTTCTGCTCGGGGATGTACTTGTCGCAGTGCTCAATGACGAGCGTGGCCCCGCACCAGTCCCAGGTGGCCACCTCGGCGAGCGAACGCTTGAAGGCGTCCGCCTGCGCCAGGCGCGTGGGCGCCGAGTGCAGCTGCACGCGGGCGACCAGCTGGCGTCCCGCTCGCTCACACAGGGCGGCGAGGTCATCGCGCAGCGCGCGGGTGAAGTCAAGAGCGGCGGCGCGTCCGGCCTCGTCGGGCGAGGCCAGGCCGAAGTTCTCGTTCTTCCACACGTTCTGCATGGTGCCGGGAATCGCGGTGATCGTGTTGAAGTCCCAGTGGGCGGCCAGGTGGCCAGCCAGCACGTCGCCCTGGGTGGCGAGCTGCCCCGGGTAGGGGATCTCGACGCCACTCACCCACGGCTGATCCGCGAGGAGTCGGTAGTAGTCTGCCTCCAGCTCCGGTGCCGGATGCGACGCGTACGCGCCGATAACGAAAGGAAGTGTCATGGTGGTCATCCTTCTGCGATGATTTCGTCGTTTCCATCTTCAGGACGAACATACTCCGGTCCCACCATCCTCTGCAGCAGACGCGGAATGTTCGCGCCGATGGAGACCATGACGATCGCAGCGAATCCGAAGGACAGAATCGCGAGGGCCATACCGAGGCCGAGCTGATCGGCGATCGCAGCCCCCAGGACGGGGCCGACCGCGCCGCCGAGGGCACCGACGTTGTAGCAGAAGCCGAGGCCGGCAGCGCGCTTGTCGACCGGGAAGTAGGAGGACACCCACTTGGGCAGCAGGCCCGAAACACCCTGGCCGAACATCTGCTGGAAGAAGAGCAGACCGGCAACGAGAGCAACGTACTTCCCATCCTGCGTGAACAGCGGGAAGACGATGATCTGCGACAGCAGCAGGGAGATGGCGTACCAGCGACGCATGCCGAACTTGTCGCCCGCGAATCCGGCGATGATGTAGCCCACAGCGTTGCCGAGGCCGGCGAAGGACACGACGTTCGCGACGACCTTCTGGTCCATACCAACACCGTGCAGGTAGGTCGGCAGAAGGCCCTGGATCGGCCAGGTGTACATGAAGGAAGCGAAGATCGTCAGCATGATCGCGATGCCGATGATCCAGCGATTCGAGTCGAACTGGATGATCAGGTAGATGAAGACGATCGCGCACACGACACCGATCAGGCTGACCGCAACAATGCCACCCACCTGCTGAGTGAAGATCACCATTAGACCGACGAAGGCGATCACAACGACGGCATAGTTGAGGATCTTGCGCTGCCCACCGAAGAGCACGGCGAGCATATCGTTCTTCTCACCATCACCCTTCTCTTTGGCCTCACTCCAGTCCGCAGCCTCGGGCAGGGTGCGCCGCATGTAGATGGCGACGACGATCGGGACGATGCCCGTGAGGAAGAGGGCTCGCCAGCCCCAACCGGGGTGAACCGAATCGACCCAGGTCACGAAGTACTTGTCGACCTGAGCAGCGGCGATAACACCAAAGGCGTAGCCGGAGAGCAGGAAACCCGACGCCTTGTTGCGCATGTGCTTGGGCCACGACTCGATGACATAGGCAGCAGATGCCGAGTATTCGCCGGCCATTGCAAAGCCGATGACGAGGCGCAGGATGAAGAGAATCCAGAAGTTAGGAGCGAGAGCGCAGGCGATAGAGCCGAAGGCGAACATGAAGATCGACAGGACCATCGCAGGCTTACGTCCGTAGCGATCGCCAATAGCTCCGAGCACGAGGCCACCGATCCAGCGGCTGATGAAGGCGGCCGAAATCAGGGATGCGCTCTGGACCAGCGTCAGACTGAACGCTTCCTTGATCGCGGGGAGCGCAAAGGAGATCAGAACGAAGTCGTAGCCGTCCAGCAGCACGCCGATCCATGCGGCGAAGAAGGCCTTGCGATCTTCTTTGGTCAGGTATTGATACCAGGGCTTTTTCGGAAGCACCTGTGCGGGGGACGTACTCATGATGAGTGCCTTCCTGAAATTTCATCGTCGAATAACGAGGGGCTGTGAGTCCAGATGTCTAACTAGCAAGTTGTCAGACAACTTGCAGCAATGTTAGCTCTCTCTCATTCTGGAGTCAATACGAAATATTGGCAAAATCTCTATATTGCCAACGAAACACCACAGTGCTAATCTGTCTGATAACTTCAGCATTGTGACTGATCGCACGCTCAGCTTCGCAATGATGCGAGGCGAAATCAGCAACTAACAGAAAGGTGTCAAGCATGAGCATCGACGCAGGTCACCCGGGAATCTCCTGGACTTTACAGTTCCGAGCACGCATCGATGGAGCATTGATTGAGCTCCACAGCACGGCCGACACAGGGTGGCACCTGTTCATCCGCTCCAGCGCCCTCTTCCTCGAGGGATCAACAAACGCCATGTCCTTCGCCCTGGACATGGAAGACACTGCCTCCGTCACGGACGGCACCTGGCACTCTCTCGCGATCACGGCCACCAGCGCGGGCTCCAAGATCTTCCTCGACGGCTACCAGTGCTTCTCTACGACCGCAGACCTCTCCCCCGCTGCCAGCGGCCCCGAGGCTACTCTCGAACTCACGCCGGGAGCCGGCATCGACATTCGATCCTTCACAGAGCATGACGGCGTTCTCTCCCCCGCAGAGATCCTCGCACTCTCGCCCGCCCCCACCCCGCTCATCGAGTTTGCCGCCGCTCACCTGTCGGATTACGACGTCGCCGAACTCTCTGAGCTCACCGCGGGCACGATCTTCGCCCGCTACCGCGTGCGCGGACCGGGCCAGCACGGCACGATCCTCGCGGCGGGTGGTGGCGGCACCGAGCAGCTCAACCTGTCCGTGACGGAAGAAGGCATCGAGTACAAGGTCCTCGGGCGACGGGGCGAGTGGCGTACATTTACGGCCCACGGGCACTGGGACCAGGGACACTGGCACGACGTCGTCGTTCGCGTCGGACACGGCGCAGTACAGATCTACGTGGACGGCTACCTTGAGGCTCACCTGCCCGGACAGGCATTCTTCGCAGCCGTCGATTCCCTCGACGAGGTCGTCATCGGTCAGGACACCTCCGGGTCTCGCCTCTTCGGCGAGGTCCGCAATGCGACACTCTACTCGTCGGTCCTCAACGATTCGCAGATCAAGAAGCTCTCCTCGATCGCTCCGGTCGACACGCAATGCCTGTTCGATGCCGGGTTTCACGACTCGATCAGCTACCGCATCCCCTCACTGATCACCCTGGAATCCGGAGTCGTTGTCGCAGGCGCCGACCAGCGTGAGACCATCGCGAACGACTCACCCAACTCGATCAACTTCACGGTTCGCCGCTCGTTCGACGGAGGACACACGTGGGGCGACCTCCAGACAGTCCTCACCTACCCCGGTCACGGCGCCAAGGGTGCATCCGTCATCGACTCATGCGTCGTGCAGGACCGCCGCAACGGACGCCTCGTTATCCTCATCGACCACTTCCCGGGCGGCATCGGCCAGCCAAACGCCGAGGCCGGCCTCGGCGTCGACGAACGGGGCCGGTACATCCTGCACGACGCCAACGGTGCCACCTACACGTGGAACCAGGATGGAAGCGTCACGGACGCCGACGGCAACACCACTGCATTCACGGTCTCCGAGCGCGGCGACGTCACCGTCACGGAAGGCGGACAGGAATCCTCCGGTGGCAACGTATTCCTCGCCGATGGCGTCGATCCCCACCAGACACTGTTGACGGCCCGGACCTGCTTCCTTCAAATGATCTACTCCGACGACGACGGCGAGACTTGGTCCGGCCCCTTCAACCTCAACCAAGACGTGAAGGAAGAATGGATGTCCTTCTGCGGGACCTCCCCGGGCACGGGCGTGCAGCTGCGCAGCGGGCGCCTCGTCATCCCGATCTACTACAACGGGGACCACAAGCGTCACTTCTCCGCATCCGTCGTTTACTCCGATGACGGCGGTACGACATGGAAGCGCGGCAAGTCTCCCAACGACGGGCGCATCTTCGAGGGCCGCGAGATCGACTCACGCACGCTCGACACCGAAGCGGCCGCGACGCACGAGGCCACGCTCATCGAGCGCGCCGACGGCTCACTCCTCATGCTCATGCGCAACCAGCACCCCAGCGGAAAGGTCGCGGCGACCGTCAGCACCGACGGAGGCGAAACCTGGAGCGACGTGTTCTTCGCCGAGGAGATCACCGAAATCTTCTGCCAGCCGAACGCGGTTCCCTGGCCGACGGAGGACTGCCCCGAGCGCGTGGTGTTCGCGAATGCCTCGCAGATGCGTCCCTACCGCGGCCGCGGCGTTCTGCGCCTGTCCGAAGACGGCGGGCGGACGTGGATCGCATCTCGCACATTCAACCCGGCCCACTACGTCTACCAGTGCATGACGATCCTCCCCGACGGGGCTCTGGGCTTGCTGTGGGAGCGTGAGATGCAGGGCCTGTACTTCAGCCGCATCCCGCTGGAGTGGATCGAGGCCGCCAAGATCTGACGACTCGTCGTACACCAGCACGAGGCCGCCTGCTGCACACTCCACACAGGAGGGCGACAGGCGGCCTCGTACGCCAACAACACATACACAGAGGGCGGGCACCGGCTGGTGCCCGCCCTCACGCGTACATCTCTCAGACGCTCACAGCGCCAGGTTCTCCTTGACGACGTCCGCCAGCGAAGCGGCGACCGAGTCGGCCTCTTCCTGCGTGGCAGCCTCGACCATGACGCGCACGAGCGGCTCCGTGCCCGAGGGACGCAGAAGCACGCGGCCGGTCTCTCCCAGACGGGCCTCTGCGGCCGCCACGGCCTCAGCAACAGCCTCGTTCGTCGAGGCACCAGCGCGATCCACGCCGCCCACGTTGATGAGGGTCTGCGGCAGGCGCTGGATGAAGGAGGTCAGGTCCGCCAGGGAGCGGCCCGACTCCTTCACCATGCGGGAGACGAGCAGCGAGGACAGGATGCCGTCGCCGGTGGTCGCATGGTCGCGGGCGATGATGTGGCCGGACTGCTCGCCGCCGAGCGAGTAGCCGGACGCCAGCATCTCCTCAAGCACGTAGCGGTCGCCCACGCCGGTCTGCACGGTCTTAATACCAGCCTCCCGCATGGCGATCAGCAAGCCCAGGTTGCTCATGACGGTCACGACCAGCGTGTCCTTGGCGAGAGTGCCGCGCTCAAGAGCGTTCACGGCCAGAGAACCCATGATCTTGTCGCCATCGATGAGGTTGCCCTCGTGGTCGACGGCGAGGCAGCGATCGGCGTCTCCGTCGTAAGCAACACCAAAGTCGCAGCCGGCCTCGACGACGGCGGCCTGCAGGGACTCGGGGTGCGTGGAACCCGCGTTGAGGTTGATGTTGCGCCCATCGGGGGACGCGTTGATGACGGTGATATCCGCGCCGAGCTCGCGGAACACGGCCGGCCCCAGCTCGGAGGCCGCACCATTCGCACAATCGATCGCGATCTTCATGCCGCGCAGATCGGTGCCGATCGCCTCGACGAGGTGCGCAATGTAGGAGTCTTTCGCCCATGCGTGGTCGGCGTTGATCTCACCGACGGCGTCGCCGGTGGGACGATCCCACTCAGTGTTCACGAGCGCCTCGATCTGGTCCTCCACGGAGTCGGCCAGCTTGTAGCCTCCGTGGGCAAAGAACTTAATGCCGTTGTCAGGCATGGGGTTGTGCGAGGCGGAGATCATGACGCCCAGGTCCACGGTGTCCTCCGTGGCCGTCAGGTGGGCGACCGTCGGCGTGGTGACAACGCCAATCCGGGTGACGTCCATACCGGCGCTCGCCAGACCCGCCGCAAGTGCGTGGTCGAGGAACTCGCCCGAAATACGGGTATCGCGCCCGATGATCGCGCGGGGCTTGGAGCCGTCCGCACGCAGGGAGCCGCCGAACTGGCGGGCAGCCGCCTCGCCGAGCTGCAGCGCGAGGTCCGCAGTGATGTCAACGTTCGCCAGTCCTCGCACGCCATCCGTGCCGAACATCCTGGGCATAGTCTCTCCGTTCAGTGGGTCATACGACTGCACTAAGCCTACCGCGCCCGCGCCTTCTCCTTGGTACGAGGCCGGGGCACGGACAGCGGAGGCGCTCACATCCTGGCACGTGGTGATGGGGAAACAAAGGCCGCGCCCCGCAGGAGCGGGACGCGGCCAACAGAAAAAGTGCTGAGTGAAATCAGCGCTTCGAGAACTGCGAAGCCTTGCGGGCCTTCTTGAGGCCTGCCTTCTTACGCTCGGTGGCGCGGGCATCGCGGGTCAGGAAGCCAGCCTTCTTGAGGGCCGGACGGTTCGCGTCGCGGTCGATCTCGTTGAGGGCGCGCGACACGCCGAGGCGCAGGGCGCCGGCCTGGCCGGAGACGCCGCCGCCGTTGATGCGGGCGATGACGTCGAAACGGCCGTCAATGTCGAGCAGCACGAAGGGGGACTTCACCAGCTGCTGGTGCAGCTTGTTGGGGAAGTAGTCCTCAAGGGTGCGACCGTTGATGGTCCACTTGCCGGAGCCGGGGACCAGGCGAACGCGGGCGACGGCCTCCTTGCGGCGGCCCAGGCCCGCGCCGGGCGCAGTGATGGACTGACCGGCGCCGGCGGGCGCCGACTCGGTCTCGGACGTGTAGGAGCTGGGGACGACTTCCTCGTCCAGCTCAGCGGAAACGATGGTCTCAGCCACGGTTCTCCTCAGGGTCAAAGGCGTTCAGCGACCGAAGGTCACTGAGCCACCTGGGTCAGTTCGTAGGGAACCGGCGACTGGCCGGCGTGGGGGTGCTCCGGGCCAGCGTAAACGTGCAGCTTCTTGAACTGCGCGCGGCCGAGGGAGTTGTGAGGAAGCATGCCCTTAACGGCCTTCTCGACGGCGCGCTCAGGCGTCGCGGCGAGGAGGTCGCGGTAAGCGGTCGCGGTCAGGCCACCGGGACGACCGGAGTGACGGTAGGCCATCTTCTGGTCGAGCTTCTTGCCGGTCAGAGCGACCTTGTCCGCGTTGATGATGATGACGTTGTCGCCCATGTCCATGTGAGGGGCGAACGTCGGCTTGTGCTTCCCACGGAGGAGGGCAGCGGTCTGGGCTGCCAGGCGACCGAGGACGACGTCGGTGGCGTCAATGACGTACCACTTCTTGTCTGCGTCCCCAGGCTTGGGTGAATAGGTGCGCACGGGCGTAACCTTCAATTCTTGTTGGTCATGGGACGCCGCGCCGGTTTTTCCGGGGGCATCCGCGATGAAACGGTTCGCGCGAGGCGTCGGCGAGCGCTCCTAGCGAGTGGGAGACACTAGGTACTCTGCTGACGCACAGCACTAGCCATATTATCTGTGCTCAGCCCGGCGGTCAAAGCGCGGCGAATACTGTGTCACATTCCTCAGCCGTCGTCGCCGCAGCACGTGTCGCGCCTGGCCCGGGCCTGCTCGGCCCGCGCGCTCCACTGCGAGGGATCGGGATACTCCACGCCCTCGAGGGTGAGCCCGTGTGCGGGGGCGATCGGCGCGGCCTCGGAGCGGGACCGGGCCCGCAGGATCTGCACGGGGTAGGTGACGTCGCGCGCGCCAGAGCCCACCAGCAGCAGCGCCCCCACCAGGGAGCGGACCATCGAGTGGCAGAAGGCATCCGCCTCGACTCGGAAGACGAGGGTCCCCTCGGCGTCACGCTCGGCGAGCAGGGTACGCAGGGTTCGGATCGTCGTGGCTCCCTCGCGCGGACGACAGAACCCGAGGAAGTCATGTTCCCCGAGGAGCGCGGCCCCGGCCTCGTTCATGGCAGCCTCGTCGAGGGGTTCTTCGACCCACAGGCGATCCCAGCGCCCGAGGGGCTCGGGACGGTCGGACACCCGGTAGGCGTAGGAGCGGCCGAGGGCGGAGAAGCGCGCGTCGAAACTGGGGTCAACGACGGCGGCCGAGTAGATGCGCACGTCGCAGGTGCCGCGCGCGGCAGCAAGGTCTCGGCCACGCGCGCGCTCGCCGTAGCGGCCGGAGAGGATCTTGTTGAGTCGGCGGACAATCGCCGAGGCCACGGCCTGCTCGTTGGACTCCCCTCCCCTGGGCGACAGGCGTGCCCAGGCGGCCTCGGAGATGTCCGCGTGACAGACCTGGTGACGCGCATGAACACCCGCGTCGGTACGACCGGCGACCGTCGTCACGACGTCTTCGCGCGAGGCCATGGCCAGCGCCGCCTCGACCTCACCCTGGACGGTGCGCAGTCCGGGCTGGGCGGCCCAGCCACGAAAGTCGGTGCCGTCGTAGCCCAGGTCGAGGCGTAGGCGCCGCGCGCTCACAGCTCCCACGCCCGAACGCCGCCGATGATGCCCGCGTCGTTGGGCACAACCATCACGTCATCGCCCATGAGGCGCAGGTTCGAGGCCGTGATGCGCTTGGAGTTGCCGCCACCCAAGTAGAGGCGATCCCACATGTACATGGGGCGCAGGCCATCCACGACGCGACGGACCCGGCGCGACCAGTGCACGTCACCCAAGCGCAGGCGCTCATGCTCGCCGATGTAGTCGTCGTAGGTCAGACCCCAGCGAACGGGTCCCTGAGAGACCTCCACGTGAGGCGCCAGCTGGCCGCCGTCAAACACCGCGTTACCGAGGCCGGTTCCCAGGGTGATGATCATTTCGAGACCGCGGCCCGTGATAGCGCCAGCGCCAGCGACCTCTGCGTCGTTCAAGACCTTGGTGGGCAGGGCGAGGGCCTGCTCAATCGCCCGGCCCATGTCAAAGTGATCCCACCGCTCGACCAGCTCGGGCAGCACGCGCGAGCGCGGCCCATCGCGGGTGATGTAGTGCGGCGTTGCGATGACGACGCCGTGGCGGATCATTCCCGGCATACCCATCGTCACTCGCGTCGGAGTGGGAAGCTCACGCGCGAGGCCAATAACGGTTTCCACGAGGAGCTCAGGAGGCAGCGGGTAAGGAGTGGGCACCCTGTGAGGCGGGGCCATCATCGTGCCGCGCTCATCCACGACGGAGCCCTTAATGCCGCCGCCGCCGCAGTCAATCGCCAACGTCATCTCACGAGTCATGGCTTCAGGCTACCGGATACGGCAAGAGCCGGACACTCCTTGCGGAATGTCCGGCCCAATGCTCGAGTTGATCAGTGACTCACGGTCACTTCTCGTCGGCGACCTGCTCGGCGGCGTCAGCAGCCTTGCCGGCCTCGGCGGCAACTTCCTCGGCCTCGTTGGCCTTGGCGAGATCGCCTTCCTCGCGAGCCTCTTCGGCGCGCTCGGCGGCAGCCTCGGCGGCCTTCTCGGCCTCTTCGGCGACGGCCTTGGCGGCGGTCTTCTCGGCAGCCTTCACGACGGCTTTCTTCTCGACCTTCTCCATGACGAGCTCAATGCGCATCAGGGGAGCGTTGTCGCCCTTGCGGTTGCCGACGCGGATGAGGCGGGTGTAGCCGCCGGCGCGCTCGGAATCCATCGCGGGAACGAGCTCCTCGAAGAGGATCGCGACGATGCCCTTGTTGGGGATCTTCTTCATGACCGTGCGGCGGGCGTGCTGGTCGCCACGCTTGGCCTTGGTGATGAGCTTCTCGACGTAGGGGCGCAGGGCCTTAGCCTTGGCCTCGGTCGTCGTGATCGCACGGTGTTCGATGAGCTGAGCTGCCAGGTTCGACAGGATCAGCTTCTGGTGTGCCGGGCTACCGCCCAGACGAGCACCCTTCTTGGGGGTGGGCATGAGTTTCTCCTACGGATTCAATGCGTCCATCGGACGCACGGGGTCAGATGGACTGGTCGTCCGAAAAGATCGCGGCGGACTCCGAGTCACCGAAGCTCGGCATGACCGAGTCCTTCAGCGTCATACCAAGGGCCGCCAGGGACTCCTTGATCTCTTCGATCGACTTGGTGCCGAAGTTGCGGATGTCGAGCAGGTCGGCCTCCGAGTGAGCAACCAGCTCGCCGACGGTCAGAATGCCGCGGCGACGCAGCGCGTTGTAGGAACGCGACTGCAGGTTCAGGTTCTCGATCGGGAGAGC is a genomic window containing:
- a CDS encoding LacI family DNA-binding transcriptional regulator — protein: MERATRADVARAAGVAPSTVSLVLNGRGRDVKIAPATIDRVKQAARKLNYIPNAAARSLRRGKSHLIALLMAELPDDPFVPVVHTVLTTAMIDIQRHGYLLLPLFQSGDGASDAEVIRGVLGDTQLAGIIRETTSAEAFTSRLLANLGIPVVAMSMIEANPTGSESSLIRIDEGAGVRDVLSDCALVDPSTGTGSGRAVFLAGPNTNHARQNPIARMFGTRFTMYSLPDWEPTTAYQAALRLLDEDPSISLIALADDSQAPGVFQAAADLDLSVPGDLSILGFGNQDHRSASALGLTTVEWPLKDMTEAAVSSIINVIEGRSPMTDIHPQASIDEEAPDGTPIATIPTRPVWRSSVARRTP
- the glmM gene encoding phosphoglucosamine mutase, which encodes MPRMFGTDGVRGLANVDITADLALQLGEAAARQFGGSLRADGSKPRAIIGRDTRISGEFLDHALAAGLASAGMDVTRIGVVTTPTVAHLTATEDTVDLGVMISASHNPMPDNGIKFFAHGGYKLADSVEDQIEALVNTEWDRPTGDAVGEINADHAWAKDSYIAHLVEAIGTDLRGMKIAIDCANGAASELGPAVFRELGADITVINASPDGRNINLNAGSTHPESLQAAVVEAGCDFGVAYDGDADRCLAVDHEGNLIDGDKIMGSLAVNALERGTLAKDTLVVTVMSNLGLLIAMREAGIKTVQTGVGDRYVLEEMLASGYSLGGEQSGHIIARDHATTGDGILSSLLVSRMVKESGRSLADLTSFIQRLPQTLINVGGVDRAGASTNEAVAEAVAAAEARLGETGRVLLRPSGTEPLVRVMVEAATQEEADSVAASLADVVKENLAL
- a CDS encoding tRNA pseudouridine synthase A, translated to MSARRLRLDLGYDGTDFRGWAAQPGLRTVQGEVEAALAMASREDVVTTVAGRTDAGVHARHQVCHADISEAAWARLSPRGGESNEQAVASAIVRRLNKILSGRYGERARGRDLAAARGTCDVRIYSAAVVDPSFDARFSALGRSYAYRVSDRPEPLGRWDRLWVEEPLDEAAMNEAGAALLGEHDFLGFCRPREGATTIRTLRTLLAERDAEGTLVFRVEADAFCHSMVRSLVGALLLVGSGARDVTYPVQILRARSRSEAAPIAPAHGLTLEGVEYPDPSQWSARAEQARARRDTCCGDDG
- a CDS encoding ROK family protein — protein: MTREMTLAIDCGGGGIKGSVVDERGTMMAPPHRVPTPYPLPPELLVETVIGLARELPTPTRVTMGMPGMIRHGVVIATPHYITRDGPRSRVLPELVERWDHFDMGRAIEQALALPTKVLNDAEVAGAGAITGRGLEMIITLGTGLGNAVFDGGQLAPHVEVSQGPVRWGLTYDDYIGEHERLRLGDVHWSRRVRRVVDGLRPMYMWDRLYLGGGNSKRITASNLRLMGDDVMVVPNDAGIIGGVRAWEL
- a CDS encoding MFS transporter, giving the protein MSTSPAQVLPKKPWYQYLTKEDRKAFFAAWIGVLLDGYDFVLISFALPAIKEAFSLTLVQSASLISAAFISRWIGGLVLGAIGDRYGRKPAMVLSIFMFAFGSIACALAPNFWILFILRLVIGFAMAGEYSASAAYVIESWPKHMRNKASGFLLSGYAFGVIAAAQVDKYFVTWVDSVHPGWGWRALFLTGIVPIVVAIYMRRTLPEAADWSEAKEKGDGEKNDMLAVLFGGQRKILNYAVVVIAFVGLMVIFTQQVGGIVAVSLIGVVCAIVFIYLIIQFDSNRWIIGIAIMLTIFASFMYTWPIQGLLPTYLHGVGMDQKVVANVVSFAGLGNAVGYIIAGFAGDKFGMRRWYAISLLLSQIIVFPLFTQDGKYVALVAGLLFFQQMFGQGVSGLLPKWVSSYFPVDKRAAGLGFCYNVGALGGAVGPVLGAAIADQLGLGMALAILSFGFAAIVMVSIGANIPRLLQRMVGPEYVRPEDGNDEIIAEG
- a CDS encoding sialidase family protein; this encodes MSIDAGHPGISWTLQFRARIDGALIELHSTADTGWHLFIRSSALFLEGSTNAMSFALDMEDTASVTDGTWHSLAITATSAGSKIFLDGYQCFSTTADLSPAASGPEATLELTPGAGIDIRSFTEHDGVLSPAEILALSPAPTPLIEFAAAHLSDYDVAELSELTAGTIFARYRVRGPGQHGTILAAGGGGTEQLNLSVTEEGIEYKVLGRRGEWRTFTAHGHWDQGHWHDVVVRVGHGAVQIYVDGYLEAHLPGQAFFAAVDSLDEVVIGQDTSGSRLFGEVRNATLYSSVLNDSQIKKLSSIAPVDTQCLFDAGFHDSISYRIPSLITLESGVVVAGADQRETIANDSPNSINFTVRRSFDGGHTWGDLQTVLTYPGHGAKGASVIDSCVVQDRRNGRLVILIDHFPGGIGQPNAEAGLGVDERGRYILHDANGATYTWNQDGSVTDADGNTTAFTVSERGDVTVTEGGQESSGGNVFLADGVDPHQTLLTARTCFLQMIYSDDDGETWSGPFNLNQDVKEEWMSFCGTSPGTGVQLRSGRLVIPIYYNGDHKRHFSASVVYSDDGGTTWKRGKSPNDGRIFEGREIDSRTLDTEAAATHEATLIERADGSLLMLMRNQHPSGKVAATVSTDGGETWSDVFFAEEITEIFCQPNAVPWPTEDCPERVVFANASQMRPYRGRGVLRLSEDGGRTWIASRTFNPAHYVYQCMTILPDGALGLLWEREMQGLYFSRIPLEWIEAAKI
- a CDS encoding DUF4862 family protein, translating into MTLPFVIGAYASHPAPELEADYYRLLADQPWVSGVEIPYPGQLATQGDVLAGHLAAHWDFNTITAIPGTMQNVWKNENFGLASPDEAGRAAALDFTRALRDDLAALCERAGRQLVARVQLHSAPTRLAQADAFKRSLAEVATWDWCGATLVIEHCDKYIPEQNPEKGFLSLESEIDIVSEAGIGIHLNWGRSAVEGRSADTAYEHVLEAGKRGVLDGIIFSGAGPEETQYGYSWIDGHLPAQADEPTSLMDEAEIARCARAAVEGGVNYLGAKVCVPKDASLEQRLAMLTNIYRACGIGE
- the rpsI gene encoding 30S ribosomal protein S9 produces the protein MAETIVSAELDEEVVPSSYTSETESAPAGAGQSITAPGAGLGRRKEAVARVRLVPGSGKWTINGRTLEDYFPNKLHQQLVKSPFVLLDIDGRFDVIARINGGGVSGQAGALRLGVSRALNEIDRDANRPALKKAGFLTRDARATERKKAGLKKARKASQFSKR
- the rplQ gene encoding 50S ribosomal protein L17, with amino-acid sequence MPTPKKGARLGGSPAHQKLILSNLAAQLIEHRAITTTEAKAKALRPYVEKLITKAKRGDQHARRTVMKKIPNKGIVAILFEELVPAMDSERAGGYTRLIRVGNRKGDNAPLMRIELVMEKVEKKAVVKAAEKTAAKAVAEEAEKAAEAAAERAEEAREEGDLAKANEAEEVAAEAGKAADAAEQVADEK
- the rplM gene encoding 50S ribosomal protein L13, coding for MRTYSPKPGDADKKWYVIDATDVVLGRLAAQTAALLRGKHKPTFAPHMDMGDNVIIINADKVALTGKKLDQKMAYRHSGRPGGLTATAYRDLLAATPERAVEKAVKGMLPHNSLGRAQFKKLHVYAGPEHPHAGQSPVPYELTQVAQ